Sequence from the Pseudomonadota bacterium genome:
GTTTGATCTGTCATGTTTATGTTAATCCAATATGTTTATGCGTTAGAGTTAATCCATAGCGGCCTGAAATCATGCCACCTCTCGTATTTTCACCGTTACCGTTCTTCAGCTTTTTCAGTATCCTGCATTCTTTGCTGAACGAACTTAACTGCCGTCTCAACCATCTCATCAATGGTGAAATCCGATGTATCTATTATATACGCATCTGCAGCTGCCTTTAAAGGGCTGACTGCTCTACTTTGATCTCGTGCATCACGTTTTTGCATTTCTTGCAACACTGAATCGTATGTACAAGCTACTCCACGCGCTTTGAGCTCTTTAAAACGCCGCGTGGCTCGAATTTCTGGCCTTGCTGTTACAAAAAATTTTACATCAGCATGGGGCAAAATCTCAGTACCAATATCTCGGCCATCAAGGACAACACCACACTTGTTGGCGGGAGGGTTTTCGGCAAAATCTCTTTGAAAACCCAACAAAGCTGATCGCACCACCTCAATAGCCGCAACCTTCGAAGCCATCTGCGCTACAGTGTCACTACGTAATTCAGGTTTTTTAAGATCATTCTGCGATAAACTAGAGACAATTTTCGCAAGTGCTTGAGGATCTGTTAGATCGCAATCTTGCGATAGACCTTTCCAAGCAACTGCCCGATAAATCAAGCCTGTATCCAGGAAAGCAAGCCCTAAAGTCTTGGCTAAACCTCGGGAAAGTTCTCCCTTGCCTGCACCACTGAAACCATCAACGGCTATGACCAGCAAGATGACGCCTTATTCAACGGAAAATCCCTTAAAGCGATTTTTAAACTTGGCCAATTGACCACCTGTGTCCAACAAGCGATGTTGACCTGTCCATGCTGGATGCGTTGAGGGATCAATCTCAAGACGCAAAGTATCACCTTTTTTGCCCCAAGTTGACTTAGTCTCAAATGTTGTCCCGTCAGTCATCATCACCTTGATGGTATGATAATCTGGATGGATATCTTTCTTCATCAATAATCTCCTTATGGGCTCCTTTATACGCGAAATATGGGTAAATTACAAGATTATAATGGATTCCTGATCTATACTGAAGCTAAATC
This genomic interval carries:
- the cmk gene encoding (d)CMP kinase translates to MLVIAVDGFSGAGKGELSRGLAKTLGLAFLDTGLIYRAVAWKGLSQDCDLTDPQALAKIVSSLSQNDLKKPELRSDTVAQMASKVAAIEVVRSALLGFQRDFAENPPANKCGVVLDGRDIGTEILPHADVKFFVTARPEIRATRRFKELKARGVACTYDSVLQEMQKRDARDQSRAVSPLKAAADAYIIDTSDFTIDEMVETAVKFVQQRMQDTEKAEER
- the rpmE gene encoding 50S ribosomal protein L31, encoding MKKDIHPDYHTIKVMMTDGTTFETKSTWGKKGDTLRLEIDPSTHPAWTGQHRLLDTGGQLAKFKNRFKGFSVE